In Planctomycetota bacterium, a genomic segment contains:
- a CDS encoding TonB-dependent receptor: MKHLLVIFIVIILFSPATAPAHAEEPVTAEEIVVTAKRIPQPQSEIPDNISILTAEELEQMPVNDLAEALNLVTGVDIQGRGQFGQPSSVTIQGCEARHVRVMVDGVLLNSQGNAFADPSQIPIENVERIEIIKGAASSIWGSSLGGVINVVTKSPKDPVSKAGLGLSYGWGPYEFWKRNLEISGATGKLGYYLWESSLDTNGEFRDNSEITDRRFSAKFNYAIMDNASIEAAFHYNGADIGGFEFTTQGFGEDYLYLTRYGYLKFSLNPKSWWDINAAAKFSSQSSTLERFMLNTGAVTKVDTTDSFSGMDIASRLTPFKGHTIIAGTDLGRDKLESDQIADEEILRRQGYYANYTIILSERYDINFGGRYDDNAAFGKQFSPSAGLVYHLPYWETDIRASAAKAFNAPPLLYKYISGNPFLVANETLKAERAVVYEAGVETKPITGLWLKFSAYRAEVKDQVNFVLVVPPWTSMADNIDRVRRQGMEAETNYDIMKNLQAQAGWSINRIQNRETGKIVQGNGAARLTYNLGLNYNYGDKLNCNLKGHYHFWNQPVTANPLDRRFIWDAHINYDLSNLLGEKSGKRINCFLNIYNIFNRQYWYDQILPFPGRRLEFGMGYDF; the protein is encoded by the coding sequence ATGAAACATCTTTTAGTAATATTCATCGTCATCATTTTGTTTTCACCGGCAACAGCGCCTGCCCATGCCGAAGAACCGGTTACTGCCGAAGAAATCGTGGTTACCGCCAAACGCATACCACAGCCTCAATCCGAAATACCGGATAATATTTCCATTCTCACGGCTGAAGAACTGGAACAAATGCCGGTAAATGACCTGGCTGAGGCATTAAATCTTGTAACCGGAGTAGATATCCAGGGCAGGGGCCAATTCGGGCAGCCTTCTTCCGTCACCATCCAGGGCTGCGAGGCACGCCACGTCCGCGTAATGGTCGACGGCGTCCTTCTCAATTCACAGGGTAACGCCTTTGCCGACCCTTCACAGATACCTATCGAAAACGTGGAACGGATAGAAATAATCAAAGGCGCTGCTTCATCTATCTGGGGTTCTTCTTTGGGAGGCGTAATTAATGTAGTAACCAAATCCCCTAAAGACCCTGTTTCCAAAGCCGGGCTGGGTTTATCATACGGCTGGGGGCCTTATGAATTCTGGAAACGCAATCTTGAGATTTCCGGCGCAACCGGGAAATTAGGTTATTATTTATGGGAAAGCAGCCTTGACACCAACGGCGAATTCCGCGACAATAGCGAAATCACCGACCGCCGTTTCAGCGCCAAGTTTAACTATGCCATTATGGATAATGCCTCCATTGAAGCCGCTTTCCATTATAACGGGGCGGATATCGGCGGATTCGAATTCACGACCCAGGGATTCGGCGAGGATTATTTATACCTTACCCGCTACGGCTACCTTAAATTTTCCCTTAATCCCAAAAGCTGGTGGGATATTAATGCCGCTGCCAAGTTTTCCAGCCAGTCAAGCACGCTGGAACGTTTTATGCTAAACACCGGCGCCGTCACCAAGGTTGATACAACAGACTCATTTTCCGGAATGGACATTGCCTCCAGGCTTACACCATTCAAAGGACACACTATTATCGCCGGGACAGATTTAGGGCGTGACAAACTGGAATCAGACCAGATTGCCGATGAAGAAATATTAAGGCGGCAGGGATATTATGCAAACTACACCATAATCCTGTCTGAAAGATACGATATAAACTTCGGCGGGCGTTATGACGACAACGCCGCTTTCGGCAAACAGTTCAGCCCTTCAGCCGGTTTGGTTTACCACCTGCCTTATTGGGAAACGGATATTCGCGCCTCGGCGGCAAAAGCCTTTAACGCACCGCCCTTGCTTTACAAATATATCAGCGGCAATCCCTTCCTGGTGGCGAACGAAACCCTTAAAGCCGAACGCGCCGTGGTGTATGAAGCCGGTGTCGAAACCAAACCGATAACCGGGCTCTGGCTCAAATTCTCCGCCTACCGGGCTGAGGTAAAAGACCAGGTCAATTTCGTTTTGGTCGTACCGCCGTGGACTTCCATGGCCGATAATATTGACCGCGTCCGGCGCCAGGGCATGGAGGCAGAAACAAATTATGATATCATGAAAAACCTTCAAGCTCAGGCAGGCTGGTCAATCAACCGTATCCAGAACCGTGAAACAGGAAAGATTGTCCAGGGCAACGGCGCCGCCCGCCTGACTTATAACTTAGGGCTTAATTATAATTATGGCGATAAATTAAACTGTAACCTCAAAGGACATTATCACTTCTGGAACCAGCCTGTTACCGCCAACCCATTAGACCGAAGGTTTATATGGGACGCCCATATAAATTACGATTTGAGTAACTTATTGGGTGAAAAATCAGGTAAACGTATAAACTGCTTCCTTAACATTTATAATATCTTTAACCGGCAATACTGGTATGACCAAATACTCCCTTTTCCAGGGAGGAGGCTGGAATTCGGGATGGGATACGATTTTTAA
- a CDS encoding helix-turn-helix domain-containing protein: MLSQPLPNTIWRLLTAKDIAPLIGVHERKVYQLAQEGKIPATKVGGTWRFDVDTIKKWFKKQMVNNCSHSPSRKSSSDGPARPELPAEGSLPNSEEDSKGKAS, from the coding sequence ATGTTATCACAACCTCTACCAAATACCATCTGGCGGCTTTTGACAGCCAAGGATATTGCCCCGCTTATAGGCGTCCACGAACGAAAGGTTTATCAATTAGCCCAGGAAGGCAAAATACCCGCCACAAAGGTTGGCGGCACCTGGCGCTTTGATGTTGATACCATCAAGAAATGGTTCAAAAAGCAAATGGTCAATAATTGCTCTCATAGCCCAAGCCGGAAAAGCTCATCGGACGGGCCGGCTCGCCCTGAGCTCCCCGCCGAAGGCTCACTGCCTAATAGCGAAGAGGACTCGAAAGGAAAAGCATCATGA
- a CDS encoding response regulator, with the protein MNHKILVIDDDSGIREFLRETLSKLGYRVFCAQSGEEAVETATRNTPDLAICDVVMPNMDGLETLNRLKKLNTDIPVIMISGVSTHEMLINAINQGALDFISKPFSLIQIKQVIKQALNQRANKPADGRSPMTHLMREGYLTLLSMVNTMLEIKNSYLRNHSQKVAEHSHRIAMAMKLPDEQVEVIHYAALLHDIGKVGVNDAVLLKPGKLDEYEWLDIKSHPLIGRSMIEPIKLFRAEEPLIYHHHEWFDGTGYPDKLGDEKIPLGARIISIADAYDAMTSERPYRKAMVPKTALKIIEESCGKQFDPKIGKTFISIVKE; encoded by the coding sequence ATGAATCACAAAATACTGGTTATTGACGACGACTCAGGGATAAGGGAATTCTTAAGAGAAACCCTCTCCAAGCTCGGCTACCGGGTTTTCTGCGCACAATCCGGCGAAGAAGCCGTGGAAACTGCCACCCGCAACACACCGGACCTGGCCATCTGCGATGTGGTAATGCCTAACATGGACGGGCTGGAAACCCTGAACCGCCTGAAAAAACTCAATACGGACATACCGGTAATAATGATAAGCGGCGTCAGCACCCACGAAATGCTCATCAACGCTATCAACCAGGGCGCACTGGATTTTATCTCCAAGCCCTTTAGCCTCATCCAGATTAAACAGGTAATCAAACAGGCGCTGAACCAACGGGCAAATAAACCAGCGGACGGTCGCTCACCCATGACCCACCTCATGCGCGAAGGATATCTTACATTATTAAGCATGGTCAATACTATGCTCGAAATAAAAAATTCGTACCTGCGTAACCACAGCCAAAAAGTAGCGGAACACTCCCACCGGATTGCCATGGCAATGAAACTGCCCGATGAACAGGTTGAGGTAATCCATTACGCCGCGCTCCTGCATGATATCGGCAAGGTCGGCGTAAACGATGCGGTGCTCCTGAAACCGGGCAAGCTCGATGAATACGAATGGCTTGATATCAAATCCCACCCCCTTATCGGCCGGAGCATGATAGAACCGATAAAACTATTCCGAGCCGAAGAACCGCTGATATACCACCATCACGAATGGTTTGACGGCACGGGATACCCGGATAAACTAGGCGACGAAAAAATACCGTTGGGGGCGCGGATAATCAGCATTGCCGACGCCTATGACGCAATGACCTCCGAACGCCCTTACCGCAAGGCAATGGTTCCCAAAACCGCCCTGAAGATAATCGAGGAATCATGCGGAAAGCAGTTTGACCCTAAAATAGGCAAGACGTTTATTAGCATAGTTAAGGAGTAA